A part of Desulfuribacillus stibiiarsenatis genomic DNA contains:
- the rpsF gene encoding 30S ribosomal protein S6, translated as MRKYEMMYVLRPDLTEEKIAEVVEKFKNIIINQGGEITAFKEMGKRRLAYEIKHIKEGFYFLKNFDATPEIVAELDRVTRITDEVIRFLIFRVDQ; from the coding sequence ATGCGTAAATATGAAATGATGTATGTTTTACGCCCTGATTTGACAGAAGAGAAGATTGCTGAGGTTGTTGAGAAGTTCAAGAACATTATCATAAACCAAGGTGGAGAAATTACTGCTTTCAAAGAAATGGGAAAACGTCGTTTAGCTTACGAGATTAAGCACATTAAAGAAGGTTTCTACTTTCTTAAGAATTTCGATGCTACACCAGAAATCGTAGCTGAGCTTGATCGTGTAACTCGTATTACTGATGAAGTAATCCGTTTCCTGATATTCCGTGTAGACCAATAA
- the ychF gene encoding redox-regulated ATPase YchF, with protein sequence MSHSVGIVGLPNVGKSTLFNAITQAGAESANYPFCTIDPNVGVVQVPDERLVKLTELVVPKSVVPTAFEFVDIAGLVKGASRGEGLGNKFLANIREVDAIAHVVRCFVDENITHVSGKVDPISDIQTINLELVLADLDSVEKRADRVKKMLKANDKKVQQEYDLLVRLQTALENEKPARSVELSDDDKIIMKGIHLLTSKPVLYVANVSEEEITDVENNPYVKIVKEFAAQEGSGVVVISAKVESEIAELEGEDKAMFLEELGIEESGLDQLIKAAYKLLGLYTYFTAGVQEVRAWTIRKGMKAPQAAGVIHTDFERGFIRAEVIHYDELVQVGSMVAAKEKGLVRLEGKEYVVNDGDVMLFRFNV encoded by the coding sequence ATGTCTCACTCGGTTGGTATTGTAGGTTTACCCAACGTAGGGAAATCTACTCTTTTTAATGCTATCACACAAGCAGGTGCGGAATCGGCGAACTATCCGTTTTGTACAATCGACCCTAACGTTGGAGTTGTACAGGTTCCAGATGAACGTCTTGTCAAGCTTACAGAACTTGTTGTCCCGAAAAGTGTCGTCCCGACGGCGTTTGAATTTGTCGATATTGCAGGGCTTGTCAAAGGTGCAAGTCGTGGGGAAGGGTTAGGGAATAAATTCTTAGCGAATATCCGTGAAGTGGATGCAATAGCACATGTTGTGCGTTGTTTTGTCGATGAGAACATCACCCACGTATCAGGAAAAGTCGACCCTATCAGCGACATCCAAACGATTAACTTAGAGTTAGTCTTGGCCGATTTAGATTCCGTCGAAAAGCGGGCAGATCGTGTCAAAAAAATGCTCAAAGCAAACGATAAAAAAGTACAGCAGGAATATGATTTGCTAGTAAGGCTACAAACAGCTCTAGAAAATGAGAAACCAGCTCGTAGCGTCGAACTTTCAGATGACGACAAGATTATCATGAAGGGCATCCATTTGCTAACAAGTAAGCCTGTTCTATATGTAGCGAACGTCAGTGAAGAGGAAATAACGGATGTCGAGAATAATCCATACGTGAAAATTGTAAAAGAGTTTGCTGCCCAAGAGGGATCTGGGGTAGTAGTTATCAGTGCTAAGGTAGAATCGGAAATTGCCGAGCTTGAAGGGGAAGATAAGGCGATGTTCCTTGAAGAGCTAGGTATCGAAGAATCAGGATTAGATCAACTGATTAAAGCTGCCTATAAACTACTAGGATTATATACGTACTTTACAGCAGGGGTGCAAGAAGTTAGGGCTTGGACGATTCGCAAAGGAATGAAAGCTCCGCAAGCGGCAGGTGTCATTCATACAGACTTTGAACGAGGATTCATCCGCGCCGAAGTAATCCATTATGATGAATTGGTGCAAGTTGGCTCTATGGTTGCAGCTAAGGAAAAGGGCTTGGTTCGACTCGAGGGTAAAGAATATGTGGTCAATGACGGAGACGTTATGCTATTTAGATTTAATGTGTAA